tgTTAAGCCTCGCTTGTTAAGGGATAGTATGGGTCAAAACATGACGGAGAGCGTCAAAGTActaattaaatgtttaaaaatttactatttccatcaacttaatttttttgaaataactcatgatttaacatacaaaaattaaaagaaatgacAGCCTCCTTGTGTCTTTGCACTGTATGCCATATTTTCTTAGATTCCAAAAATTGATGGGGCAAACTTAATGGGATGGGGGCTTACATCCCCCCTGGCCTAGTAATCAACTGGCTCAAATGCGGCCCCAAACTCCGTTGGCCTAATATCCAAGCAGCCCAAGCGTGATTCTAGAACCACCTACGAGCTCGCGAGCCCAAATTAAACTTGCCAACAAGCATCCGACGTGGGACACGCGTTGCCAGTAGGAAAATCAACATGAGGCAACAAATTCTCATGATTATGCTAAAGCAAACCAGTACTCTCCTAAAGCTTGGGGGGGGTCGccgaccccccccccccgcggCGGCGCGGCCCCTATGCAGGTCCACCCTTGTATCACTGTATTAACAATTAAGAATAAATTTTGTGACAAAGCCATCATCTTGTTTCAAAATATGGAAGAACACCTCGTGTTGATTTAACATAACATGTGCTCATCGATCAGCTCATGAAATTTTGTTTCCTTGAATGTTCagtttattgaaaaaacaaatagaTAGGAGcaaaattaggatttttttttttgtgtggaggTCTGAACTTACGTAAATAAATAAGCGCACAAGCGTgaatttatgtaaaataaaaatagacaaatcttaaatttaatttaatttcatacAAAAGCATAAGTCAACTATATACTAATTAAAgttacatgtctataaaatAATCTTAAAAGATAACTTTGATTTGGAATACAAAAGTTTCTTAAtttgttataaatatatcaaaatgtacacaaaaaaaaaaaaaaaatcatgtttaaaattaaaaaagatttaTAAGAGTTgaccaaaaattaaacatttgacGAGCCAcgggataaaataaataaataaataataatattttagtaagttttaaaaactttttgtGGAAATCCCCCAGTAATCAATGCAAGTCCGCCCTAAAACCAGATCAAACACTTCAGAATTATTTATAAAGTAGGCATGCAGTTATGGTCCCATACTTCTtacaaattgataaaaaaaaaaaaaaatcgttctttatGATCGATATGTACAATATGTAAGTACGGGGGAGCAATAGGACTCACAAAAGTGAAGGTTCGAGTTGATTACAAATTCACAAGGCCCACTGAAACTGGAAGGATTTAGACACGGCCGAGGGCTTGGCTAAGATGAGATATACACTGGAGCACCAGTTTTTGTCATGGGCCAAGAAATTAGAACACCAAATTAAACCAACAATACTAAATGTTAATTCTTTTCCCGTAGCCACGCCGGCAATCACATAACTTCTCTCACTATAAGTCTATAAATGTGAAACCCCATCCTCGCTTCTAGTCGTGGGGTTCCTAAAGGAATTAGTTCTCATTTCTCTTTGCTAAAActtgtattttttcaattatttggcATATATGAGAATGAGAATCTTAGAGTTTATAGTGCTTTGGGTATTGGGATGTGCACTAGGAGGGGCCTCCGTGCCATCGGCCGCCATAGATACTTATCAAAAACGTATCCAGGAGGAATGCGGCTTTACTAGATATCCTACCCTCTGTGTTCAAACCTTAATCGGCTTGGACTCAAGGAATCAACATGTTGACTTGATGTCGGCTCTTGTTGACAAGATCGTGCATGCGACGACGCTGTCCACTTCAGATTTTGCCAATTTCAGCTCCCAATTTGGAGCCCATGAACCTAAACGTGCTGCTTCCGTAACAGGTACGTGTGTGTACGTACGTGTTTGtctttcacaattttaaatgcttTGTCTGATATGAGTTGCTTGAGAATTGAACAGCGGCGGAAGCATAAAATGGGGCCATGAATAACAGTACATGCATATTTGTCTAGATCTATGCGTGCCTTTTTGtgtctcatttttgtttttctaaaataattaagcCCCGGTTTTTGTACATGCAGCGTATTGTGAAAAACTCATGAGCATGTCTCTTAAACGCCTTGAGCAGTCCCTGTTAGCCCTAAAAGATTCTCCAAAGAAAAACAAGCATGACATCCAAACATGGCTAAGTGCTGCGATAACTTTCCAGCAAGCTTGTAAAGACTCCGCCGGAGACTTAATGGTTCAGATATCTAAGAAGATGGAGTATCTGTCTCAGTTGGGAAGTAATCCTTTATCTCTTGTCAACCGGATCACTAGTACTGCAGGTAAGTTCAAGAACAGCACAACTCGCCGTCTTGGTGAGGAACAAGCTTTTCCCAAGTGGGTATCAGCTAAAGATAGGAAGCTACTTGAGGCAACCACCGTAAAAGCGAACGCCATAGTTGCAAAAGATGGATCAGGCAACTATAAAACTATTTCGGAAGCCATCCAGGCTGCTTCCGGGAAACGGTTTGTGATTTACGTAAAGTCGGGGACTTATAAGGAGAAGATTCACACTAACAAAGATGGCATTACCTTGATAGGAGACGGGAAATATTCAACTATTATAGTTGGTGACGACAGTGTCGCTGAAGGCTCTTCCATGGCCGGCTCAGCCACATTCAGTcagtattctctctctctctctctctctctctctctctctctctctctctctctctctctctctctctctctctctctctctctctctctctctcatgcacacaCACGCTTTGTATGAGCATATGATCAATTAAGCGATGCTGACTTTTTAACATTAATTGTGGGTACGTGCACAGCAATCACAGGAGATGGATTCATTGCTCGCGATATTGGATTTCAAAACACAGCAGGTCCTCAAGGAGAACAAGCCTTGGCTTTGTACATCGCTTCCGATCATTCAGTTCTCTTCAAGTGTAGCATTACAGGCTACCAGGATAGCCTGTACGCACTCGCACTCCGCCAATTTTACCGCGAATGTGACATCTCTGGCACCGTAGACTTCATCTTTGGAAACGCTGCCGCTGTTTTTCAGAGCTGCAATTTGGTACTTCGTAGACCAGGACGTGGTTACAATGTGATCCTCGCAAGTGGAAGAAGCGACCCCGGACAAAATACTGGCTTCTCCATTCACAAGTGTAAGATCACGGTGAGCTCAGACTTTTCTCCGGTGAAACATTCCTACAATTCGTATCTAGGGAGGCCGTGGAAGGAGTACTCTAGATCAGTGATAAT
The Alnus glutinosa chromosome 14, dhAlnGlut1.1, whole genome shotgun sequence genome window above contains:
- the LOC133856480 gene encoding pectinesterase, which encodes MRILEFIVLWVLGCALGGASVPSAAIDTYQKRIQEECGFTRYPTLCVQTLIGLDSRNQHVDLMSALVDKIVHATTLSTSDFANFSSQFGAHEPKRAASVTAYCEKLMSMSLKRLEQSLLALKDSPKKNKHDIQTWLSAAITFQQACKDSAGDLMVQISKKMEYLSQLGSNPLSLVNRITSTAGKFKNSTTRRLGEEQAFPKWVSAKDRKLLEATTVKANAIVAKDGSGNYKTISEAIQAASGKRFVIYVKSGTYKEKIHTNKDGITLIGDGKYSTIIVGDDSVAEGSSMAGSATFTITGDGFIARDIGFQNTAGPQGEQALALYIASDHSVLFKCSITGYQDSLYALALRQFYRECDISGTVDFIFGNAAAVFQSCNLVLRRPGRGYNVILASGRSDPGQNTGFSIHKCKITVSSDFSPVKHSYNSYLGRPWKEYSRSVIMESSIDDAIAPRGWIEWPGAGSSTLKTLYFAEYSNEGPGSGLHKRVQWPGFHVIGEEEAAKFTVAKFIDGNSWLPSTGVTFNFGLH